GAATCTACTTCGTCGAAGGTTTCATTCTTCAGATCCACATCACCGGGATCTTCTTCATTAGCCTTCCTCGTCATCCCTAGGAGTTTTGCCGGAGATCCACCGCATCGGAGCTTCTTTAGATCCTTGGGATTCATCTTCTTCACCATCTTCATCCACCAAAACATCAGCGCTTCATCTCATCAGATTTAAACAtaatcattaactaatattaatattaattagatttgaaggttgatattataataattataatatagtattatattattataaattattgATTAAAGTTGGAGTATCTATATTACAATAGTTAtgaatctatttttgaaaataaaaatgagCCGAGTTGAGAGAAACACTTTTGGCATTTTAATAAAAGAGGTACTTTTAAATTTTTgcccaatattttttaaaaaggtaCTTGATTAAAGCGATGATAATAGGGGGcgtccttttattttttaaaattcttatttttttaaaaaaactttatttcGTTTTTTAATTTGTGATTTGTTTTTAATCTGGAGGATGCAAATGGATGTATAACAAATTGGTATGACATATACCTATCATAATACGATCATTAAGAACATCTATATCAGTTATTCTATccaaaaattttatcttaaattttggaTAGGATAATTAAAAATCCTTTGCATCAGTTACCTTATCCatttcctaaatttagatttgatgaataatgattctctaaaaatttagggaatgaaacctctatcctaaaaataaaataatatttctttttaatctttcTCATTCCActtattccataaatataataataaaaaatagaataaagagaagaaaataataaaaaattaaggaagatgaaaattttagggtatttgatgtagtgtttagtgaaaaatgattatctaaatttaataaaatgaatcATTTACCCTCAATTTTAGAAAGTAAATTTTAGAAGTGGAATTCTTATTGATACTGGAcggaaagaaaataaatttatggatggaattaaatatataatatttattaaaaaattattcaattATTAGAgaacaatcaatatatttttaatgttgaatcaacatcaattaaaaaaataaaatattagattAAACTTTAATGTTAAGATAATAGCTATGAATAATTATCTCTTGGAAAAGGTAGAAGAAGAGGATGGGACATATAATATAATGCATTAGAGGTAAAGGGGAGATTATGAtcttttttaattagtttaattaagcAACCAATTATTTGATTTGTTGTGGAAATAGAATAAAATCTGATTTATTAATCAATTATTTTGTGAAACTgtcaatattaataattattaaattcaaGGCACAATTCGACATCTTATTAGATAATTCGAAAACCATCAAACTTTTGTGCTTAGGTTTTTTCCTCCTCCATCTTCCTGCACCACAAACACACATCTAAATGAAAGGAAAAGCACTACCCGCATAAGAAGTGCATAGAAATTTTAGATGCCAACTTAATTAGTCGCAAATTAATTAACTAAGAATTGATGATTAATTTATCCATCGATCAAGATCAACATCTCGGGAGATCTGACGGCGGAGGAGGCAACTTTTGGCTCGGAAGGCTCCCATCGAGTACCAACCAACCCATCTTCAAACCCCAAGTCAAATGGGTCTCTATGTGACAATGCATGAGCCACACTCCTGAAATTGTAATCGATTGTTTAATGATATAATATTTTATTCGGTTGTTTAACCAAGAAATAGAATCAATACTAAATCTATAGCAACAACTTTAGACTTGTTTACAAATTGCGCAAAAAAGGAGTGAGCTAATGATCGAGGGTTAAAATGGTAAGCGTATGCGGAGTTTAGGATGTAAAATGAATATTTCTTGAGAATTCTGATAGATTTAGCGGATAGGTCCCTTAATTTTCGGTAATTTCGAATTCGTACCTGGGTTGTCGGCTAAAAATCGAATGGCCACCCAACCGCCGGCCGGCACGCCGACGGTGTTCCTCTCAACCGGATCCACCAAGTTGAAGACAACCGGATGGTTGTCCTGGTCGAAGTTTCCGGAGCCCTGCCCGACAACGAAGAAGTTGAATCCATGGAGGTGCAGCGGATGGCTCTCCGCCCCGAGAATGTTCGTGTCCTGCATCACCACCTCCACGCTGGTGTTGAACGGCAGCACCGCCAGCCTCGTCCCGATTTTTACGGCCGTGTTGTCGTTCGGCGGCGCCTCGGTGTAGTCGAACGGCGCCGCCGGTAACTCGGGGAAGTCCTGCGTGTAGACCCCCCTCGACCGCTTGAAGTAGTGCGCCTGAAGCAGGGCAGTCGCCGGCGTCACGAAGGAGATGTTGTTGATCGCCGCCGCGAACATGGTGTCGTTGGTGGGCCCCTGGCACGTGGCGTTCGCAGGGCAGGGGAGGGTCCCCAGCCCCACCGTGAAGAAGAATCGCCTGACGGCGTCGCCGCGGGGGACCCTCGCCGGGAACAGGGGAGTCGCCAGGCTGCGCAGCTTCCTGGCGAACTTCGCGGCGAAGGAGGTGTCTTTGAACGCCGGCAGCGTCGGCGCCCGGAGGGGGAGGGCCTTGTGGGAGGCGGCGGTTTGGTACTCGTACTCGAGCTCGCCGGCGACGGTGGTGTTGTCGTATGTGCCTCGGCGGGCGGTGGAGTAAGGCCTGGCCTCCATGAGGAAGGCGGCGTTGGGATAGCTCGGCTTGGTGCGGAGTAGGAGGTTGCTCGTTTGGCCGGGGGTGATGATGATGACGTCGGCGTCGAAGGGCTTGACATAGACGCCGTCGACATCGACGACAGTGATTTTGTGGTCGGCGACGCTGAAGAAGAGCTCGTCGTTGAGTGCGGCGTTGATGAGGCGGAGCATGTACGTCTTCCCTGCCTTCACCTTCAACTTGAACGTATCTAAACATTTTTGGGGTTTAAAGATTATCGAGTTCAAAGGTTAAGCGATAAATTCACACATGGTGATAACTGATAAGGTTTTATTTAGTACAGTCAACCTTACTTGGAAGGTCAGTACAGTGGCCTTTTTCTCGCCGGTCCCTTTCAGGGCCAGAGATAAATCAAAATAATTACGAAGGAAATAAATCAAGGTAATTAAACTGCACGGGGAAGAGGGGGTGAAATAAGGATTCCAGAGATTTACGCCTTGTTAATTCTCAGGTTTAATCTCTGAGTAAACTAATAACCACTtatcaactatatatatatatatatatatatatatatatatatatatatatatatatatatatatatatatatatatgaatctgATATCTTGCGCGACTGTGCACATCGCGTAGgatatcagtttttttttttttttttaattattttttaaattttgaattaaaaaataattaaaatatttttttcagattttatttttaggattgATGTTTctcaattgggttataatttataagttatatattttttaaagattttatccCTAGGGTTCTCAATTGTGTTATaatgtttagtaaaaagaaaaattaaaaatgaaataaatttaattatttatagagtattgtaatgtgtttaggggatatatttatgtattagggatttatataaataaatattaatttttttaattaaaattttaaaaaaataattgaaaaaaaagtCGGATATGCTGCACGTGCACAGTCACGCACTGTGCGGCGCACAGCATATCACGACTATATATCTATATACACCATCGATctaattctataaaaaaaatttattaattatcagAGTAAATTTAAAAAGCACATATGAGTCTTGATTGATAGTATAGTAGCACAAATGATTCGAACATTCTGAGCGTATATTATGTCTTATGTGAAAATTGAACTCTCGTTACATGAGAACTCATCCTATTTTTTATCATCGCACCATACCTTAGGGGTTTCTATCTACctaaaaattataacaaaagatgaTTTAACTCACCCCGAACATCCTTGAAAGCTTATCCCTAGGTTAGGGAGGTAAATCCCAAGGTCAATTTATACCCAACCGCCAATAAACTAGAGGATGAAAGAAATTTATTTTCAAGTGCAAATGTCCATCGAAAATCAATCTCTATCCTATTATAATAAACTTGTCACCCTCTCACTTTGGCAATGTATTGGTTGATTTGTAATAGATATTTTAGCATACAAATATTCTCTAGTTAGGTATGGATGAATGAtgaattatttctttttgtatttttacGTTATCCATCCGAGTAACCTGAGCATAGGGAATGTGCCACATCTTTATCATTCTTTCGGACTCAGCAACACCTCAAACTAAGAGACCTCAGTTCAACTCAAAACCTTAGTTCAACCATTGTTGGACGAACGATACAATGTTAGAGTTTGACGATCAACATAATCGACATAATccaaaagcattaatttaatttaggcGATTATACTAGAAGTTTACTCTCCTTAGCATTGATAATTAAAGTCTTAATTGGTACCTTGATCTGAGCAATTGTACAGGGGACCAGGTAGGCCATTAATAGTATAGGCATCCGAAACATTAGGCCCTCCTCCGCTTTGAAGAGCTTGGCTAATGACGGCCTCTGTGTCAGCCTTCCACCACTCCCCTGAATATTAAAGAACCTTAACTTATAAATTTTCTCCAAACAAATTATTATTAACGTGAGCTCAAACATTTTAGATCAATAGTTATAACGATTAGCATGCGTACCCAAGATGATAGGGACTTCCTTGTAGGGTTCGGGGAAAGGATAGGGCACCCCAATCTTTGGGAGAATAATAAGAGGGCCATAGAGGGTAGCCCTAAGCCATGAGATATGGGCGTGCCAAAAAAAGGTGCCTCTTTGTCCTATAATAGTGAAATCGTACACATAGCTTCGGCCGGTTTGGATTGGGCACTGAGTCACATAGGCTGGTCCGTCGGCCCACCCACTCCTTAGTTGTCGAATACCATGCCTGAGACATATCAAAAAATTAATGGATCGACTAACTCATTGTCTAAGGACAATTGGTGTCCATACCAGTGAAGGGTGATGTTGTACGTGACATGGTTGGTGACTTTGACAACAACACGATCGCCTTCCCTCACGATGAGCTCTGGCCCCGGGAATTGCTTGTTCACTGTCACAATGCTCTTGGTGCTACAGAGCCGAGTCACTTTGGCCATTTGCACCTGCAATGGAACACATACATAGATATAATGCATGACCAATGCACATATTAAACAACCCAGGGCGGAATAGACAAGTACATTGAACTCGAAGTGCCTGATTTGCTCGGCTACTATGGCACTTGGAACAGCGATAGTCATTAAGTAGGAGACCATTATTAGGAAGGAAAGGGAGAGCGGAAGAAGAGAGGATGCCATGGATGAGACCTCACGGTGTGCTGTGGAGTTGAAAGAGTTGATAGATCcacactatataaataaaatGAAGACTTTTGTTAGGTGGATATGAGGTCCACCAAGTTTTTAAGTGTAGGCAAATTAAAGTAGCTACTCGAAGCAAAAGATTAGTTTCTATATATAGAAGACTCTAAGATCGTCAAACAGTTATCGCGCTAACAACTCGTATAATCTTTAGCATTATTCTTAATTAGGAACCTGGTTGAGTCATTATCTCTAGACTTTTTACAACTAAACTAAATTGTAGGTGGATTGAGGGGTTGGTGGTGGAGCAAGAGCTAGGGAGGTTAGAACCAACTTTAGTCATCTTCGATCTCGATTAGAGTGCAAATTACAAGGATGGTAGGTTTGAAGTTTGGCTATGAAAATCATGCGGTAGCTAAAAACAGGAGTCATACAATTGCCAACCATTTCGATTAGACATAGTTTTCTATTACAGTTGGCAATTATGCGGCTAATACTCGTAACTACTGAAAGGGTTACGATaactaaatataattttataaatttccaagtCACTTTGAAAGTTTACCTATTAGGGAAGATGgcattttattttactttaagaCCTTAGTATTCAATTGTAATAAAAGATGATTACATTTACTTTAGACATTTCTCACAATTCATCCAAGGATTATATAAAGATAGATAAATTATGAAATCAACTTATAACTCATCACCAAATAACAAGGGGTTAAAACCTTAGCATCCAAGTAGTGAGGACGATCAATAATATGAATTTTATTTACCAACTTATATCGTACCTCTTCGATGAGTAATAGACCTCaaaattaggtaaatatatcaaTGTCTAGACATACCATTGAAGGTCCATTAATGACAATGACAATGACAATAACGTGACGAAACCTAATTTTGAGGGAGGGCGTTTCAACCCATTTAAAACATTTACAATAATTTAAAACTATATTGTCTATTCTCTTATGTTTCGCATATCTTTCCGAGGATAGGGACAACAACTAAAATCTCGGGTAGCCTTAACCAAATATCCTTaatctattttattttcctttgtgGCCCACAGCTATATCTTACTACTGAGGCCATCGAGACTATGACACAATAGAAAGATATCTAATTATTATTCAGATATCCcagatttaatttttaactacgatgtatttataaataattttcttttaaatgagATTCACAAttaaaaatattagatttctGGATTATTCACAGTGAGTACTTTTCAATTTATTCTGATTTTTATAAACTTAATCGGCCATCTAAACTCAATATTATCTGACCTAATTAATTATACTCTACTGTTGAGATCGCCTCGTGTGGCATCCGCTACGTTTTTTCACTGTGATCCAATCGTGTGGGTATAGATATAGTTAGGTATGTCAAAAGTGATGAATCAGGTCAGTTATGGCTTGGGTCCGATCGACCCATTTTCTTAATGTGTTGGGCTAGACATGACTCATGAACTTTCAACTCTCCACAAGTCAAATGCTACTAAGCCAAGTTGACGAGTAGCGTCGATGGCAGCTTAAAGTTCCTAACTCCACACAAACTTGACATGGACCAAGCTAAGCAGGAATTAAAATAGATTATATGAATGTCATTAGTGAAGTGTAATACTTTATCGTTATCAAATACGATGAAAAAATATCACTATAAGAAAATCAACATTcactaaaaaaaaatagttttaccgACGAAATTATCCGTCGGCCTTTCGTCGGTATAATaggttaccgacggaaatatagtTGTCGATAATCGATTTGTCAGAAAGGTCATTACCGACGGAAGGTCTTATTTCCATCGGTAATAATATACCGACGGACCATAATTCCGTCGGAAACATTGCCAGAACAGTGATTTTGGCCAGGGAATAAACTACCGACGGAAGAGGTGTTTCCGTTGGTAATTACCAACGGAAGAGgtgtttccgtcggtaattaccgacggaccataattccgtcggtaattatcgACGGAAACACCTCTTCGATCGATAATTACCAACGGAAACACCTCTTCCGTCAGTAATTACTGACGGAAAAACCTTTTTCCGTCGATATATCGATCTACCGACGGAAATAGGTGTTTCCGTCGATAGATTTTTCCGATATTTACCGACGGATTATgatttccgtcggtattccgtcggtaaattaaaaaaaaatttccaagttCTATCTGTTTTGGCAATTTCCATATATACAAATTCCAAATATACAAACCATCACAAATATAATTCACTACAATCAATCCACACAAATATATATAATCCACACAAACATATATAATCCACACATAAATTAAAACATTACATTTACACAATCCACAGTTAAACAATCATAACATTCTAACActtaattgatatatatatatatatatatatatatatatatatatatatatatatataacaatcacatataaacAATCACTTTTACACAATCGACACTTAAACAATCACAAAATCATAACAATTCATTCATATTATTAGAAACAACTATAATCATTTAAAACAAACTAAACTGAACAATATATCATAGTGCATATATAAATCCTGTCAAAATGATACATACCATAGTGCAAAGTTACATAATACATACCATAGTGCAGAGTACGCAAAATAATACAAGAATGAAAGATAATGCTAGAAATCCTGTCAAAAGACAAATATCAAATGATCATGTAGatatataaataaacatttttgcatatatgtatatcgaattttatttataataaaatgataCCTGAACAAAAAATGAGCATATGATCATATGAAGAGCCAGTATGTAAATAGAACCGAACGTGACTCCTGAAACATATATTAATAAAACATTTAGAAATTAAATGACCATATTATACCAAATATAAAAATGGAATAAATATATTACCACGGTCTATctttgataaataaaaaactaataaagTGTAATTGAACATACCTCAGAAAATGCTAATCATCACCCGCTGAtggatcttgagtctcctgtgactcagaaCCATGTGACCCCTGGGTGAAATTAGCCGCGATCTGGCGCATCTGGGCCATGAGATCATCATTACTCTTATCATGTTCggctctcctcttctcctcatcagctctcctcttctcctcatcaGCTCTCCACTGATCCATATCGGCCATCCTTTGATCCATTGATTTCAATTGAGTGTgcagttcttgattttcacgtCTTAAGGACTGTATCTCACTAGatgaagaggaactagcacgatCGGCTGGATTTCTCagacaatcaaatgcaacttTTGCTTGAGAGCCCAGGCCGTAGAGGGtagagttttttgtccttccaccgacaacatcataataaatctcatttagagcGTCGGTGGATAGAGACTGTGAATCTTCCCCCTCTACTAATGGCTGAGATGCTTGAGCCACCCTTTCTGTCATTTGTTGctgtaaacaaataaataatatcTAATTTAATCAGTATTGCTGACTACTAATTaagatagaaatgaacaaatgtaataaagttaataatcttacatggagagtctgagatcgagaatcaacaaatgaTCCATCCTTCTTATGGGTCTTGAGAAAGACCTCCATACATGTGGGCTGTCGGGCAAGCTCGCGTTCCCACATATAAAAAATTTTtggataaaattatacaagtttgctAATAAATACATAACTTGTTATAATGTATAACTTTAAATTTTACTCACCAGATCCATGGTATGCTCTACAATAGATCTGGATCCTGACGTATGCCGAGCGGTTCCGGTGCTCGGGCCACCTGGTTCTGTATTTCTATTTTCGTTTGTCTTTTCAGCATTTGCCTGCCATCTTTCTGCAGCCCaggtggtcgtccatgcactccatatcgCCTCGGAAGCATACGCAGGTCTAACGCCCTTCTTTCTCATGTAATACATATGGTCTCTGTATAGTTTGGCACAATATGTATTCCGTGTAGATTTAAATTCTTCTTCATGTCCATCCTCCCATGTATACATTTTATGCAATTATAAGTTAAGCATTTAAGTTAAGTGATAACTATATTAACtataataccaaatatattaaatttacttatcACAAATTCATTATAGTAAAATAGCTTCATCTCttggtctacatgcctccatgtagtaccagacgcGCTAACTCGTTCTTTGAATTTTCCCGTGATATATGTGGCAACTCGGTGGCCATCTGGAGTGAACCTGCacaaaataatattaagttaagagaaatcaattatatattaacttgaattaatataataaaaaatacgtACGAGTCCCCGACGATAAGGACCTTGAAGCCACGTGGTGCTATAGGCTGCTGCTCTGCCATAATGATATCTGTAAAACAACATTGGAACACATAATAATAAGGTGATgaaaacatgataataaaattacaatttaatacgaaagcataacttacttgatgattACTAATTATAATACTTAATCATCGTTACCATCTGACTAATCAACTCTGTACAGTTTCTATGTCCTCTTCGCTAGATGAGCTTAGTTCAACTTCATACTCACTGTTCGACATCTCTGTATCATCAATCTCTtcgtaagtgacattaacatctacaagtaattgagaagtagattggagttgtaaatcaactaaatgtctctccacttcatcattctgaaatgcatcatgattttgaggAGTGACTGTGTTCGGCATCTCTATGGTTGAGCGAGACTtgattcgacaaacagacaaccattcactagatcttcttctcttcgtagggtattcaagatagaaaacctgaCCCGCTTGTATCCCAAAAATGAAAGGCTCAAATttgttgaatcttttgtttgcattaatctcagctaaattataatttggatgaattctagtacctattcttggtgtcggatcataccatgaacagttgaacaacacacacctctttattggtaatgcaggatattcaatctctatgatCTCCTCAAGtttaccatagtaatcaaactcagtattattgttgtccatagatcctttgacgcaaacaccagaattataagttaatctctgtGAATCTCTTTGTGCCACGTGAAATTTAAGGCCATTAACATATTAACCAGAGTATACCTTAATTTTACGAAGTGGGCCTGATACAATATTCATTATTCTATCATcctgcacatttgatattctacggtctttcacctataaaaTATAGTCCACATATAAATTAGGACACCTATTAATAGGATTGAaggaaaaatttttataaattttgtaacttacatatatttgaaaccatagtgcaaattcggtctctaacttttcagctacctcacttgcagcaattgatggattttgtatatATAGTTGTTGTTCGTATAAGCTGGGAAAGAatgtaattatataaatattgggATATCAAGAAAGATATTTAAGAACGAATAATTATTTACTTAGAgtagttaacttactttatgtatggtttgacctcttcaTAGTTTaatagtatgtatgttcttgtagCATGATATTCATCTtcggttaaccatctagaacGTGATGCACTTATTGATTTACTaggaaatttgaaaatagaaagcatcgatgggtctATCGGCTGAacatcatcagaatttctaggacatttgcgGTGTCTTATTTGCACACTATCATCAAAATAATATGAACAGAAAGACGAGGCTttttcaaccagataagcattacagattgaaccCTCAACTTTTGCTTTGTtatgaacattattttttaatttctcaaAAACCGtttaaatggatacatccatctatacTGCATAGACCCTCCTATTTGTGCCTCGTATGGTAAATGcactggtagatgttccattgaatcaaaaaaactaggtggaaatatgcgctccatcttacataatataagaggaatgtctgtttctagccgaagcatatcatccatcataatacatctcgctgtcaaatctctaaaaaatagactcaattcagtgagtgcttgccaaacatgttgaggaagtaagtcatggaaggctactggaataagtctttgcatgaatacatgacagtcatgacttttcattccaaacatctttaatctatTCACATCCACGCATCtagccatatttgaggcatacccatctgaaaatttgatttctttaaacCAATTGCATAAAGCTTGCTTACcatctttgtctaatgtataacaaACTTTCGGAAATTTGTTGGTTGTTTCATCCTGATGTAACTCTGGTCTATTaactagttcctttaattcttcacgtgattttgcagtgtctttagtgttagctagagccctagagccaatcatttgatgattgtattttggacttgttgtatcatattctatataaataaaggcatttttttggttattatacttacttgtattggtgccaaataaactaagtataataacgtccttgagtagaaggttcttacctatatcaatcgataggttgaattgatagtgagatgatatagggaacactactctaaatcattcctagtcgagtattaatattcagggacaatgttaatgcaataagactagcatgtaggtcaactcgatgacttgatctcacaagtcatggatatagagatatcaagttgacacatgggtatacattagagaatgtatactgaatgacccgccatgagaaagtatcatggatcgttatatgagtgtcatatactttctcatgtagctattagtatgactactagtccttagacctgaagtcaccatggttccctacataaggagttatgtactttggtttcgtcaaacgtcacccgtaactgggtggactataaaggtgactaCTTGGCATGTaacaagttatgcggagggatgtgagtgatgtagatcggatctatccctcctatatgacgggagagacatcggtattcttgatagagtgagaccacgaagtgcatgaccatgcccaaatgagtcaatataggatattgagctcatttgatttagtaagtctacttggagttcaagatttagattgattagaggatgacacggtctatgcctcacattaatcaatctagatgtctaggatagaaggacacttgtcatatattgtgaggagtcacaattagtagtcacaaggtgatgttggatctcaacatttcttgtaacttgggtagcaatgatgtattgctagatgccgctcattgcttatgtttttaaaagagtttagaaacattgccagtgttacaagaacctattgggtcacacacaaagaacaagtggatggagattaggttcatatgatgaaccaattggattcagattgatttaaattagacttattgagttagactcaattatattcaattgttgaataagtctaatttaaatttgattcattaagtcaatttatattaatgaattgagattcattagattgaaattggcttgaatcaaagaatgaattcaactcaacatggaagagatttggtcaattttgacttgaccaaaatgggaacttgaaacatcaagtttgacttgatgaattgccacttcatggaggatgactcatcctacatggcagccacatcatctccacctcatgaggtgtgccacctcatggaggttacacctcccattccatttaatgtggccgaccacattaaatggggaggttacatgtgtgtggccggccacactaatggtgtaggaggtttcattttgtgtcattcaagtggtgttgaatgcttctccttcctccaagctctcttcctcaagctctccctctcctcttctcttgaccgaaagttttcaagcaagaaagaaggagAATGTGTTTGAGTTTAATGAAGaaaaggtagagtgattgtcacatagaattctcttatctatcttttcttttcccaaatcctacccgagagccctagaaagtgctagcacacttggggtactctcttctccatccttgagtgttagagaacacctcttgttcgtgtggatatcactagagagttgtctacgttgacaacttcgagatccgacgtaccttggacttgcgggattacgaaaagggcacgcatcaaaggtataaatggtttttcctttgtagatctactgtagatcattgtttgaaactcgtacttgtttttcgaaagtttttcttcacacggatccaatggctagggtgattcggggtttccgcgacgcgaaaaaacggttttcgcggcccgaaaaacccaacatttagttcttccaggcacgttcatcacagtgttgaaaatattatcgaagaaatttttctcaatatgcatgacaT
This region of Zingiber officinale cultivar Zhangliang chromosome 9A, Zo_v1.1, whole genome shotgun sequence genomic DNA includes:
- the LOC122018533 gene encoding laccase-4-like, translated to MASSLLPLSLSFLIMVSYLMTIAVPSAIVAEQIRHFEFNVQMAKVTRLCSTKSIVTVNKQFPGPELIVREGDRVVVKVTNHVTYNITLHWHGIRQLRSGWADGPAYVTQCPIQTGRSYVYDFTIIGQRGTFFWHAHISWLRATLYGPLIILPKIGVPYPFPEPYKEVPIILGEWWKADTEAVISQALQSGGGPNVSDAYTINGLPGPLYNCSDQDTFKLKVKAGKTYMLRLINAALNDELFFSVADHKITVVDVDGVYVKPFDADVIIITPGQTSNLLLRTKPSYPNAAFLMEARPYSTARRGTYDNTTVAGELEYEYQTAASHKALPLRAPTLPAFKDTSFAAKFARKLRSLATPLFPARVPRGDAVRRFFFTVGLGTLPCPANATCQGPTNDTMFAAAINNISFVTPATALLQAHYFKRSRGVYTQDFPELPAAPFDYTEAPPNDNTAVKIGTRLAVLPFNTSVEVVMQDTNILGAESHPLHLHGFNFFVVGQGSGNFDQDNHPVVFNLVDPVERNTVGVPAGGWVAIRFLADNPGVWLMHCHIETHLTWGLKMGWLVLDGSLPSQKLPPPPSDLPRC